The Cytobacillus oceanisediminis genomic interval TATTTTCACTGCAATTGCGAACGGTTACAAAAAAGGTGATTTTCAAGCTATTGCTGTAGCAGGCGATACGGCAGATTTTCTTCCGCCATGCAGCATCTGCAGACAAGTGTTAGCCGAGTTCTGTATGCAGGATATGCCAGTTTACTTAACGAATGAGAAAAAAGAAATCTTAGAATTGACATTAAAGGATTTATTGCCGTATGCATTTACGGATTTAGAGATGTAATATAAATGGAGGGCAGGCTTTGAGAGATATTCATCAAAGCTTGCCCTCTTATTTTATCGTGAACTAAAAGTGGTTAGTCTTCACCTGCAATAACCACTCTGTTTCTTCCCTCTTGTTTTGCCTTATATAACGCTTGGTCAGTTCTGTTCATTAATTCCGAAAGGCTGCTGGCTGCAGTGGGAAAGCTGCAAATTCCCATTGAATGGACAATTTGGGGTTTAGCATTTGGTGCAGGTGTGGGGGCGATATTGGGAATCATAGCATACAATCAGCAGTGGCTGGGGTGAGTGAAGGGGTTTAAGAACAGGGTTCCCACATCTAAAAGTGTGGGAACCATTTTATTTATCTATCCATATCTATAGCAAAGGTTTCCTTAAGGCCCTTCATTCCTTGAGGGGTTATTTTGATGGCCCGGGTTTTGGGGATGCGCTGTATCCAATTTTGTTCAAGAAGTTTTTCCAGGATGGCATTCCCCAGTGCGCCTGCAAGGTGATGGCGTCTTTCGCTCCAGTCCAGACATTTATGGGAAAAAGAGCGGCGCTTCTTTTTCAATGAGGTCAGGTCTATTTGCATGGAGTGGAAAAATGTTTTTCCATCTTCCGTAACCCTAAATGTGTCATCTTCTTCCGTAATAAATCCTTTTCTTTTTAGCGATTCAGTTAGCTGCACACCTAAATTTCCAGCGAGATGATCA includes:
- a CDS encoding ArsR/SmtB family transcription factor encodes the protein MNVNSNVAKVASLVSEPSRAAILTVLLDGRYHTVNELAHMARIKPQTASFHLKKMLDAQVVTAEKQGRHRYYGILNQEVAQVMESFLSIAPPVEIKSFHHASEDKAIRLARTCYDHLAGNLGVQLTESLKRKGFITEEDDTFRVTEDGKTFFHSMQIDLTSLKKKRRSFSHKCLDWSERRHHLAGALGNAILEKLLEQNWIQRIPKTRAIKITPQGMKGLKETFAIDMDR
- a CDS encoding GGDEF domain-containing protein, whose amino-acid sequence is MIPNIAPTPAPNAKPQIVHSMGICSFPTAASSLSELMNRTDQALYKAKQEGRNRVVIAGED
- a CDS encoding cytidine deaminase, whose protein sequence is MNKEQLMESARSMKERAYAPYSKFPVGAALLLKDGTVINGVNVENVSLGATNCAERTAIFTAIANGYKKGDFQAIAVAGDTADFLPPCSICRQVLAEFCMQDMPVYLTNEKKEILELTLKDLLPYAFTDLEM